The genomic region TCTTTGGAAAGTCTACGTTCGCCAGGAAGTGTTTTTCGAAGAGCGGAGTGCCGGAAAGGGGTATCACCCGGACCTTTTGCGCCAGGTCCTCCATCTGGTCCCGGCCATCATTCAAGAGCAGCATCCGCTCCACTCCGGCCAGGGCCCCTTCCTTAATGAATCCGGTGATTCTTACCATCTTTTCGTTGAAAATTCCAACCTTTTTTAGCACCTCCGGCGACAGCACCGCTCCGAAGGAACCGGTCAGCACCACGCGGGAAAGATCGTCCGCAGAAAGCCCCGCCTTCCCCATAAGGATCTCCATCCCCCCCCGCAGCGCACCCTTGGCGAGCTGCAGCGCGCGAACATCCTCCTGGTCCAGAAAGACGGACCCCGAGGCGTCGCGGTGCAGTACGAAAGCCGGGATGCCGTTCACCTCCTGAACCCGGTTCCCCAGGTTGGAATCGATCTCGGCGGCGGGACGGATCCTGCCGCTAGGCTCGATGATGCCGGCCTCTAAAAGCGCCGCCACCGTCTCCAGCACGCCGGACCCGCAGATGCCGCGGGGGGTGGCGCCGGCTATGGTGCTCAAGAGCAGACGGTCGCCGTCGATGCTGACTCCGCTGACGGCGCCGGGAAGCGCAGACATGCCGCAGCGGAGGTTCCCCCCTTCGAAGGCGGGACCGGCGGCGGCCGAGGTGGCGAGGAAATGTTCGCCGTCGAAAAGAGCGATCTCGGCGTTGGTACCCATGTCAAGATAGAGCGTCCCCCTCGCCGGTTCTTCGGCAAGGCCGAAGAGGAAGGCCACCAGGTCGCCGCCGACGAAGCCGCCGGGAAGAGGGAGCAGATAAGCCGGGAGCTCCCGTTTCCAGCCGAGATCGAGGGTGGTGACGGTCTTGCCGGCAGTGAAGAGAGGGCGAAAGGGGGGATAGGCGAGCGAGGCGACCGGCAGGGCGAGGGCGATGTGTTCCATGGCAGGGTTCCCTGCCACCGCGACCTGGGCGAGCTCTGCGGGTGCGGCGCCGGCAAGCGCCAGGAGTTCATCGGTCAGGCGCTCCATCTCGAGCGCGAGGCATCCCTGCATGGCCCGCAGCCTTTCGCTGTCGGCCGCGGCGGTGAGGCGGGTGAGTACGTCGGCGCCGAAAGCGCGCTGCGGGTTGAGCGCTCCGGTGCGCGCCAGGCGCTCCCCAGAGGCGGGATCAACCAGGGACGCGGCGATGGTGGTGGTCCCCAGGTCGAAAGCCGCGGCGAGTCTTCTAGATGAAGACAATGGGGGTTCCTCCGGCGGGCTCGACCTCGCCGATGCAGGCGGCGAAAAGCCCCTGCGCAGCGGCGCGGGAGAGGAAGTCGCGGGCGTCGTCGGGGGCGAAGGTTATCAAAAGCCCCCCCGAGGTCTGGGGATCGAAGAGCGGCAGCAGAGGGTCGCCGCTGTTTCCTGAGACGTGTGTTTCGTAGTGCTGACGATTGCGGTAGCACCCCGCGGGGACGAGACCGTCATCGATGAGAGCCGCTACCCCCGGGATGACCGGCACCCGCGCCAGCTCGACCTTGAAGCTCACCTTGGCGCCGAGAGCCATCTCGCAGGCGTGGCCGATGAAGCCGAACCCGGTCACGTCCGTTGCGGCCGTGGCGCGGCAAGCGACCATGAGCTCTGCGGCCTGCGCGTTCAAGGTGGTCATCCAGCGGGTTGCCTCCGCCGCCACTTCCGGCTCGATCATCTCCGCCTTGATCGCCGTGGAGACGATGCCGGTTCCCAGCGGCTTCGTGAGGACGATGAGGTCGCCGGGGCGGGCGGTGCAGTTTCTGACCACGCGCCCCGGGTCGATGAGGCCGGTCACCGCGAGCCCGAACTTGAGCTCGTTGTCCTCCACCGTGTGTCCCCCGACGAGGCAGGCGCCGGCCTCCTTGAGCGCGTCCGAGCCACCGGCGAGGATTGCGGCCAGGACCGACGTGGGGAGCGAGCAGGCCGGGAAAAACGCGAGGTTCATCGCCGTCACCGGTCTTCCCCCCATGGCGTAGACGTCCGAGAGGGCGTTGGCCGCGGCGATGCGGCCGAAGGTGAAGGGATCGTCCACCAGCGGCGTTATGATGTCGGTGGTCTCCACCAGGGCGAGGCTCTCCCCAATCCGGTAGATGCCGGCGTCCTCCGCCCCTTCCACCCCCACGATGAGGTTGGGGTCGTCCGAGCGCGTTATGTCATGAATGGCTTCTTCCAGGCCCGCCGGGCCCAGCTTGGCAGCTCAACCGGCCGCCTGCACCATCGTGGTGAGCCGTACTTTGTCAGTCATGACCACTCCTTAAAATCTGGGGCTAGGGGCTAAAATCTGGGGCTAGGGGCTGGGGGCTAGAGGCTAGCAAACCCTTTTCTCGTCCCTGATCCGTAACACCTTTTTGCCTTTGCCAGCCGCTAACCCCTGCTCCCTAGTCCCTGTTTTGTCTACCAGTCCCTAGTCCCTGGTTCTTTACCAGTTCCTAGCCCCTAGTCCCTAGCCCCTGTTTTTACCCAAGATACACCCTGCGCACGCGGCGGGTGGCTATGCCGCAGAGTACCTCGTACGGTATGGTTCCGGCTTTCTCGGCCATCTCCTCGGCGCTGATGCAGTCCCCCATGGGATCGGGCCCGAGAAGCGTCACGTCGTCCCCTACCGCGACTCCCTCCACGTTGGTGACGTCCAGCATGATCCAGTCCATGCAGACTGTGCCGGCCACCCTTGCCCGCTGCCCCCGGATCAGCGCCTCGCCCTTGTTGGTGAGGCTGCGGCAATAGCCGTCGGCATAACCTACGGGCACGCTCGCGATCAGGGCGCGCTGACTGGCCACGTAGCGCCTGCCGTAGCTGATGCTGGTGCCGGGCTCCACCCATTTGAGCATCGCCACCCGGCTTTTCAGGCGCATCACCGGCTGCGACGGAACCTGCCCCTCGAAGTCGCCTGAGGGAAGCGCGCCGTAGAGGATGATGCCGGGGCGGGCCAGGTTGCAGTAAGGGAGATCCTGGGCAAGTATGGCGGCGCTGTTGGCGACGTGCACGTAGGCAGGCGCGTACCCCTGACGGCGCGCCTCTTCGACGGCGGCGTTGAAACGCTCGGCCTGAAGCTTCGTGAAGGCGATCCCGTCCGGGTCGAGTTCGTCGGCGCTGGCGAAATGGGAGAAGATACCCTCAAGCTCCAGGTTCTTGAACTGTTTCAGCTGGGCCAGGAATTCCGGGACCTCGTGATACGGGACCCCGAGCCGCCCCATCCCGGTGTCCACCTTGAGATGGATGTGCGCCTTGCGGTAGCACTTGATCTCCAGCGCAGCCCGGTCCAAGGCCGCTGCCTGCTCCAGGGAGAAGAGCGCAGTGGAGATGTTCAGGCCGATGCAGCGCCTCTCCTCGCCGGGGTAGATCCCTCCCAGAATCAGCACCGGACGAGTGATGCCGCTCATGCGCAGCTGCACCCCTTCTGCAAGGAAGGCGACCGCGAAGGCGTCAACGCCGAGCTTTTCCAGCTCTTCCGAAACGTATTGAAAGCCGTGCCCGTAGGCGTCCGCCTTGACCACGGCCAGAAGGCCGCACCCTTCGGGGACCCGCTTTTGCACCAGGGAGAAATTGTGCCGCAGGGCGGCGAGATCTATCTCGACGACTGTAGGACGACTGTCCATAAAAGGCCCGTATCCATAGAGGTGAATGAAATCAGGCCGGGATGTCCCGGCCAGTGAATTTTCTACCACTTCTGCCGTTGGCTGTAAAGGCAAAAACCCGAAACCGATTGACTTATCAAGAGGATTCCTTTATGTTTACGCGCAGCCACTGAGCCAGCTAGGGGAGTTCGCAGGAACTGAGACAGGCGCG from Citrifermentans bremense harbors:
- a CDS encoding ASKHA domain-containing protein, translating into MSSSRRLAAAFDLGTTTIAASLVDPASGERLARTGALNPQRAFGADVLTRLTAAADSERLRAMQGCLALEMERLTDELLALAGAAPAELAQVAVAGNPAMEHIALALPVASLAYPPFRPLFTAGKTVTTLDLGWKRELPAYLLPLPGGFVGGDLVAFLFGLAEEPARGTLYLDMGTNAEIALFDGEHFLATSAAAGPAFEGGNLRCGMSALPGAVSGVSIDGDRLLLSTIAGATPRGICGSGVLETVAALLEAGIIEPSGRIRPAAEIDSNLGNRVQEVNGIPAFVLHRDASGSVFLDQEDVRALQLAKGALRGGMEILMGKAGLSADDLSRVVLTGSFGAVLSPEVLKKVGIFNEKMVRITGFIKEGALAGVERMLLLNDGRDQMEDLAQKVRVIPLSGTPLFEKHFLANVDFPKT
- the alr gene encoding alanine racemase yields the protein MDSRPTVVEIDLAALRHNFSLVQKRVPEGCGLLAVVKADAYGHGFQYVSEELEKLGVDAFAVAFLAEGVQLRMSGITRPVLILGGIYPGEERRCIGLNISTALFSLEQAAALDRAALEIKCYRKAHIHLKVDTGMGRLGVPYHEVPEFLAQLKQFKNLELEGIFSHFASADELDPDGIAFTKLQAERFNAAVEEARRQGYAPAYVHVANSAAILAQDLPYCNLARPGIILYGALPSGDFEGQVPSQPVMRLKSRVAMLKWVEPGTSISYGRRYVASQRALIASVPVGYADGYCRSLTNKGEALIRGQRARVAGTVCMDWIMLDVTNVEGVAVGDDVTLLGPDPMGDCISAEEMAEKAGTIPYEVLCGIATRRVRRVYLG
- the selD gene encoding selenide, water dikinase SelD — encoded protein: MTDKVRLTTMVQAAGUAAKLGPAGLEEAIHDITRSDDPNLIVGVEGAEDAGIYRIGESLALVETTDIITPLVDDPFTFGRIAAANALSDVYAMGGRPVTAMNLAFFPACSLPTSVLAAILAGGSDALKEAGACLVGGHTVEDNELKFGLAVTGLIDPGRVVRNCTARPGDLIVLTKPLGTGIVSTAIKAEMIEPEVAAEATRWMTTLNAQAAELMVACRATAATDVTGFGFIGHACEMALGAKVSFKVELARVPVIPGVAALIDDGLVPAGCYRNRQHYETHVSGNSGDPLLPLFDPQTSGGLLITFAPDDARDFLSRAAAQGLFAACIGEVEPAGGTPIVFI